In Streptomyces sp. NBC_01717, one DNA window encodes the following:
- a CDS encoding LolA family protein, producing the protein MAPNDSAETTGNAADEATGTMAGRRKAARYVVPVAVAGVAAATIGLVPALADSGDPDLPKITAQQLIEKIAASDTEQLSGTVKISTDLGIPSLGGLAGSLAQGDGAHGGSSADPQEKLTELASGTHTLRVAADGPDKQRVSILDSAAEYSVIRNGDQVWAYDSKSNEAFHATGDKASGHAEKRGEATVPDGVPTTPKAFAEEALKTAGPTTSVTVDGTAQVAGRDAYKLVIKPKQGGSTIGAITIAVDAKNGVPLKFTLSPSSGGKAVIDAGFTGVDFAKPAASSFTFTPPKGAKVTEADDAKAQQQAGKQAQEFKVPGGPAGLDGLDGLAGGKGVKVIGEGWSAVAEIEAPGGRAVPTSPKSGDVPPAAQQFLDSFGDKVTGKFGSGTVFKTRLVNALMTDDGKVYVGLVTKDALVRAADSAN; encoded by the coding sequence ATGGCACCGAACGACAGCGCAGAGACCACCGGCAACGCCGCGGACGAGGCCACCGGCACCATGGCCGGCCGCCGCAAGGCGGCGCGCTACGTGGTCCCGGTCGCGGTGGCGGGGGTGGCGGCCGCGACGATCGGGCTGGTCCCGGCGCTCGCGGACTCCGGTGACCCCGATCTGCCGAAGATCACCGCACAGCAGCTCATCGAGAAGATCGCCGCATCGGACACGGAGCAGCTTTCCGGCACGGTCAAGATCAGCACGGACCTCGGCATCCCGTCGCTGGGCGGGCTCGCCGGCTCGCTGGCGCAGGGCGACGGAGCGCACGGCGGTTCGAGCGCCGACCCGCAGGAAAAGCTGACGGAGCTCGCCTCCGGCACGCACACGCTGCGGGTGGCCGCCGACGGCCCCGACAAGCAGCGCGTCTCGATACTGGACAGCGCCGCCGAGTACAGCGTGATCCGCAACGGGGACCAGGTCTGGGCATACGACAGCAAGTCCAACGAGGCGTTCCACGCGACCGGCGACAAGGCTTCGGGCCACGCGGAGAAGCGTGGCGAGGCAACGGTCCCGGACGGCGTGCCGACCACGCCGAAGGCGTTCGCCGAAGAGGCGCTGAAGACGGCCGGCCCCACCACGTCGGTGACGGTCGACGGCACGGCGCAGGTCGCCGGACGTGACGCGTACAAGCTGGTCATCAAGCCCAAGCAGGGTGGCTCGACGATCGGCGCGATCACGATCGCGGTCGACGCTAAGAACGGCGTACCGCTGAAGTTCACGCTCTCCCCGAGCAGCGGCGGCAAGGCCGTGATCGACGCCGGGTTCACCGGCGTCGACTTCGCGAAGCCCGCCGCCTCCTCGTTCACGTTCACCCCGCCGAAGGGCGCCAAGGTGACCGAGGCCGACGACGCGAAGGCGCAGCAGCAAGCCGGGAAGCAGGCACAGGAGTTCAAGGTGCCGGGTGGACCGGCCGGGCTGGACGGCCTGGACGGCCTGGCCGGCGGCAAGGGGGTGAAGGTGATCGGCGAGGGCTGGAGCGCGGTCGCGGAGATCGAGGCGCCGGGCGGCCGGGCGGTCCCGACATCGCCGAAGTCCGGCGATGTGCCGCCTGCGGCACAGCAGTTCCTGGACTCGTTCGGCGACAAGGTCACCGGAAAGTTCGGCTCGGGCACGGTCTTCAAGACCCGACTGGTCAACGCACTGATGACGGACGACGGCAAGGTCTACGTCGGGCTGGTCACCAAGGACGCGCTCGTCAGGGCGGCCGACAGCGCCAACTGA
- a CDS encoding polyprenyl synthetase family protein, with protein sequence MTVVGPFGLSVRDQALEADVQTGLAAVEAGLLDATKSDVPFITEAAQHLVRAGGKRFRPLLAMLSAQFGDADAPGVVPSAVVVELTHLATLYHDDVMDEADVRRGVDSANTRWGNSVAVLTGDFLFARASHILADLGPEAVRIQAEAFERLVTGQILETAGPRDGRDPVEHYLDVMRGKTGSLIAVACRFGAMMAGADESAVDILTQYGERLGVAFQLADDVLDIASDSHESGKTPGTDLREGIPTLPVLHLRAQAAADGKPEDLELLELLDGDLSDDARLAEALRRLRAHPALERARRDTIRWTEEARATLAPLPECYAKAALEELCDAVVHRAG encoded by the coding sequence GTGACCGTCGTCGGGCCGTTCGGACTGAGCGTGCGGGACCAGGCTCTTGAGGCCGATGTCCAGACCGGTTTGGCAGCTGTCGAGGCGGGACTGCTCGATGCCACCAAGAGCGACGTCCCCTTCATCACAGAGGCTGCGCAGCATCTCGTACGGGCCGGGGGGAAGCGTTTCCGGCCGCTGCTGGCGATGCTGTCCGCCCAGTTCGGTGACGCGGACGCGCCGGGTGTCGTGCCGTCCGCCGTGGTCGTCGAGCTGACGCACCTCGCCACGCTGTACCACGACGACGTCATGGACGAGGCGGACGTACGCCGCGGAGTCGACAGTGCCAACACCCGCTGGGGCAACTCGGTGGCCGTGCTGACCGGCGACTTCCTCTTCGCCCGCGCCTCGCACATACTGGCCGACCTGGGTCCGGAGGCCGTGCGCATCCAGGCGGAGGCGTTCGAGCGCCTGGTCACCGGCCAGATCCTGGAGACCGCGGGGCCGCGCGACGGCCGCGACCCGGTCGAGCACTACCTCGACGTGATGCGCGGCAAGACCGGCTCGCTGATCGCCGTGGCCTGCCGGTTCGGCGCGATGATGGCCGGCGCCGACGAGTCGGCCGTCGACATCCTCACCCAGTACGGGGAGCGGCTCGGCGTCGCCTTCCAGCTCGCCGACGACGTACTCGACATCGCCTCCGACTCCCACGAGTCCGGCAAGACCCCCGGCACGGACCTGCGCGAAGGCATCCCGACGCTTCCCGTGCTGCACCTGCGGGCGCAGGCGGCGGCCGACGGAAAGCCGGAGGACCTGGAGCTGCTGGAGCTGCTGGACGGCGACCTCAGCGACGACGCCCGGCTCGCCGAGGCGCTCCGCCGGCTGCGCGCGCACCCGGCGCTGGAGCGGGCCCGGCGGGACACCATCCGGTGGACCGAGGAGGCGCGGGCGACGCTGGCGCCGCTGCCCGAGTGCTACGCGAAGGCCGCGTTGGAAGAGCTGTGCGACGCCGTGGTGCACCGCGCGGGCTGA
- a CDS encoding CocE/NonD family hydrolase produces the protein MHIRTRFPYDTAHEDVWIPLPDGTRLYARIWRPITDEPVPALLEYLPYRLSDWTAPRDRQRHPWYAGHGYASVRVDARGHGNSEGLPGDAYDATGPADGVAVVHWLAGQEWCSGRVGMFGISWGGSISLRIAALAPEPLKAIVTVCSTDDRYDNDAHYMGGSVLAVGMHARAATTLAFTARPPDPAHVGDGWKAMWLKRLEAVDPPIHTWLAHRTRDAYWAHGSVCEDYSAIEAHVLAVGGWHDPYRDTVLRLVAHLDPAKVRGLIGPWSHQYPDRGLPPGPSIGFLQETLRWWDQYLKGEDTGVMSEPLLRSWISESHRPATVYETLPGRWVGDTGRPSENVATVAYALRGGPQTVRSPQQTGLDAGRFVPFGNDADLPPDQRDEDAKSVSFEFPVEDAPLEILGRPRVKLRIRMDVPRGQAIVRLCDVTPDGASTLVTRGVLNLSARHGRDRSDDWTPGATEDVTFELNGIGHTFSPGHRIRLAVSSSYWPWIWPQAGSAGFTLEADGSLVELPVRHRTEEPSITFEEAEQAEPLLVVLPVTLDEPRPERLVVRDVAKGEWRLEVDPRYGGTRVHPDGLEFTEDGMDVYTIQENDPLSARTRSDWTIRLHRPETAWDVKIETRSEIRGDEHDFLTSDEMVCRDGDEIVFHRTWVKRIPRTAG, from the coding sequence ATGCACATCCGCACCCGGTTCCCCTACGACACGGCCCACGAGGATGTCTGGATCCCGCTGCCGGACGGCACACGACTGTACGCCCGGATCTGGCGGCCGATCACCGACGAGCCCGTACCGGCGCTCCTGGAGTACCTGCCGTACCGGCTGAGCGACTGGACGGCGCCGCGCGACCGGCAGCGCCACCCCTGGTACGCGGGCCACGGCTACGCCTCCGTACGCGTCGATGCCCGTGGGCACGGCAACAGTGAGGGGCTGCCGGGCGACGCGTACGACGCGACCGGGCCCGCCGACGGGGTCGCCGTCGTCCACTGGCTGGCCGGGCAGGAGTGGTGTTCCGGCCGGGTCGGCATGTTCGGCATCTCCTGGGGCGGCTCCATCTCGCTCCGGATCGCCGCGCTCGCCCCCGAGCCGCTGAAGGCGATCGTCACGGTCTGCTCGACCGACGACCGCTACGACAACGACGCGCACTACATGGGTGGCTCGGTCCTCGCCGTCGGCATGCACGCCCGGGCGGCCACCACGCTGGCCTTCACCGCCCGGCCGCCGGACCCGGCGCACGTCGGTGACGGCTGGAAGGCCATGTGGCTGAAGCGGCTCGAAGCGGTCGACCCGCCCATCCACACCTGGCTGGCGCACCGGACCCGCGACGCCTACTGGGCCCACGGCAGCGTCTGCGAGGACTACTCCGCCATCGAGGCGCACGTGCTCGCGGTCGGCGGGTGGCACGACCCGTACCGCGACACGGTGCTGCGGCTCGTCGCACACCTCGACCCGGCGAAGGTGCGCGGCCTGATCGGGCCGTGGTCGCATCAGTACCCGGACCGCGGCCTGCCGCCGGGCCCGTCGATCGGCTTCCTCCAGGAGACGCTGCGCTGGTGGGACCAGTATCTGAAGGGCGAGGACACCGGTGTCATGTCCGAGCCACTGCTGCGGTCCTGGATCAGCGAGTCGCACCGGCCCGCGACGGTGTACGAGACGCTTCCCGGCCGGTGGGTCGGCGACACCGGCCGGCCGTCGGAGAACGTCGCGACGGTCGCGTACGCCCTCCGGGGCGGCCCGCAGACCGTGCGCTCGCCGCAGCAGACCGGGCTGGACGCCGGGCGCTTCGTCCCGTTCGGCAACGACGCCGATCTGCCGCCCGACCAGCGGGACGAGGACGCCAAGTCGGTCTCGTTCGAGTTCCCGGTCGAGGACGCCCCCCTCGAGATCCTGGGCCGTCCACGGGTGAAGCTCCGGATCCGGATGGACGTACCGCGCGGCCAGGCGATCGTCCGGCTCTGCGACGTCACACCCGACGGGGCCTCCACGCTCGTCACCCGCGGCGTCCTCAACCTGTCCGCGCGGCACGGCCGCGACCGGTCCGACGACTGGACGCCCGGCGCGACCGAGGACGTCACCTTCGAGCTGAACGGCATCGGGCACACCTTCTCGCCCGGCCACCGGATCAGGCTCGCCGTCTCGTCCTCGTACTGGCCGTGGATCTGGCCGCAGGCCGGTTCGGCGGGGTTCACCCTGGAAGCGGACGGCAGTCTCGTCGAACTGCCGGTGCGCCACCGCACCGAGGAACCGTCGATCACATTCGAGGAGGCGGAGCAGGCGGAACCGCTCCTCGTCGTCCTCCCGGTGACGCTCGACGAGCCGCGCCCCGAGCGCCTGGTGGTCCGCGATGTCGCCAAGGGCGAATGGCGGCTGGAGGTCGACCCGCGCTACGGCGGCACACGCGTTCACCCGGACGGCCTCGAATTCACCGAGGACGGGATGGATGTGTACACGATCCAGGAGAACGACCCGCTGTCGGCACGCACCCGCTCCGACTGGACGATCAGGCTCCACCGGCCGGAGACGGCCTGGGACGTGAAGATCGAGACGCGGTCCGAGATCCGTGGGGACGAGCACGACTTCCTCACCTCCGACGAGATGGTGTGCAGGGACGGCGACGAGATCGTCTTCCACCGCACCTGGGTGAAGCGGATCCCCCGCACGGCGGGCTGA
- the fahA gene encoding fumarylacetoacetase, with protein MPEQSSPLDLAEGDPFGPHNLPYGVFSTTGHPAERRVGVRIGNHVLDAGAAAHALGSPYAQLLAQPDLTALLSAGRTAWRDVRRALTAWVTVPAHRADIEPLLHPVESVTLHLPYQVADYVDFYASENHATNVGRIFRPDGDPLTPNWKHLPIGYHGRSGTIVVSGTDVVRPAGQRKAPSDAAPVFGPSVKLDIEAEVGFLVGVGSEQGRPVALGDFRDHVFGLSLLNDWSARDIQAWEYVPLGPFLGKSFATSVSAWVTPLEALEAARIAPPARDFPLLPYLEDGGEEEPGGLDLRISVAINGQLVAEPPFATMYWTAAQMLAQMTVNGASLRTGDLYGSGTVSGPEAGQRGSLLELTWNGRDPLDLPDGKRTFLEDGDTVTLTAWAPGPHGTRVGLGEVTGRIVPTP; from the coding sequence ATGCCCGAGCAGAGCAGCCCGCTCGATCTGGCCGAGGGCGATCCCTTCGGTCCGCACAACCTTCCGTACGGCGTCTTCTCCACGACCGGCCACCCCGCCGAGCGCCGTGTCGGTGTCCGCATCGGCAACCATGTGCTGGACGCCGGAGCCGCGGCACACGCGCTCGGCTCGCCCTACGCGCAGCTCCTCGCCCAGCCGGACCTGACCGCGCTGCTGTCGGCCGGCCGCACCGCCTGGCGGGACGTCCGGCGGGCGCTGACCGCATGGGTGACGGTCCCGGCGCACCGTGCGGACATCGAGCCGCTGCTGCACCCCGTCGAGTCGGTGACGCTCCATCTGCCGTACCAGGTCGCGGACTACGTCGACTTCTACGCGAGCGAGAACCACGCCACCAACGTCGGAAGGATCTTCCGCCCGGACGGCGACCCGCTCACCCCCAACTGGAAGCACCTCCCGATCGGGTACCACGGCCGCTCCGGCACCATCGTCGTCTCCGGTACGGATGTGGTGCGCCCCGCCGGCCAGCGCAAAGCGCCCTCCGACGCCGCCCCGGTCTTCGGCCCCTCGGTCAAGCTGGACATCGAGGCCGAGGTCGGCTTCCTCGTCGGCGTGGGGTCCGAGCAGGGCCGCCCGGTCGCGCTCGGCGACTTCCGTGACCATGTGTTCGGGCTCTCGCTGCTCAACGACTGGTCCGCGCGGGACATCCAGGCGTGGGAGTACGTCCCGCTGGGCCCGTTCCTCGGCAAGTCCTTCGCCACGTCCGTATCCGCGTGGGTGACCCCGCTCGAAGCCCTGGAAGCGGCCCGGATCGCACCGCCCGCCCGGGACTTCCCGCTCCTCCCCTATCTGGAGGACGGGGGCGAGGAGGAGCCCGGCGGCCTCGACCTACGGATCTCCGTCGCGATCAACGGACAGCTGGTCGCCGAGCCGCCGTTCGCCACCATGTACTGGACGGCGGCCCAGATGCTGGCGCAGATGACGGTGAACGGCGCGTCGCTGCGTACCGGCGACCTGTACGGCTCCGGCACGGTCAGCGGCCCCGAGGCGGGCCAGCGCGGTTCCCTGCTCGAACTCACCTGGAACGGACGCGACCCGCTGGACCTCCCGGACGGCAAGCGGACGTTCCTGGAGGACGGCGACACGGTGACGCTGACGGCCTGGGCACCGGGCCCGCACGGCACGCGGGTGGGCCTCGGCGAAGTGACGGGCCGAATCGTGCCGACGCCATGA
- a CDS encoding GOLPH3/VPS74 family protein, whose translation MTPAHPGLTLPEELLLLALDPQRGKPYCRNRFLEYGMAGAVLAELEFQGRITEQLGRIRVIDPLTPQDPLLAQVLGSLPAPDQGSFAGGVSAKRWIRRTGRHVEELCLDHLVDRAVLRRETHRFLGLLPYHRHPAAAPDLPASVRERFTAARTAGFPDRRSRTLAALVSAIGLSSAVAQGGWRARSEMRDLVRQEWTAHAVHRNVRQDKANRSGGSAGDSGGSGDGGGD comes from the coding sequence ATGACCCCGGCTCACCCGGGACTCACGCTCCCCGAGGAACTGCTGCTGCTCGCACTGGACCCGCAGCGGGGCAAGCCGTACTGCCGCAATCGCTTCCTGGAGTACGGGATGGCGGGCGCGGTCCTCGCGGAGCTGGAGTTCCAGGGCCGGATCACCGAGCAGCTCGGCCGGATACGGGTGATCGACCCGCTGACTCCCCAGGACCCGCTCCTCGCACAGGTCCTGGGGAGTCTGCCGGCCCCGGACCAGGGCAGCTTCGCGGGCGGCGTCAGCGCGAAGCGGTGGATCCGGCGGACCGGCCGGCACGTCGAGGAGCTGTGCCTGGACCACCTGGTCGACCGCGCGGTCCTGCGCAGGGAGACCCACCGCTTCCTCGGCCTGCTGCCGTACCACCGCCACCCGGCGGCGGCCCCGGACCTGCCGGCCTCGGTCCGGGAACGCTTCACGGCCGCCCGGACGGCCGGCTTCCCGGACCGGCGCAGCCGCACGCTGGCCGCGCTGGTCTCGGCGATCGGCCTGTCGAGCGCGGTGGCACAGGGCGGCTGGAGGGCCCGTTCGGAGATGCGCGACCTCGTACGCCAGGAGTGGACCGCGCACGCGGTGCACCGGAACGTCCGTCAGGACAAGGCGAACCGGAGCGGCGGGAGCGCGGGCGACAGCGGAGGAAGCGGGGACGGGGGCGGCGACTGA